One genomic window of Anaerolineales bacterium includes the following:
- a CDS encoding queuosine precursor transporter gives MKQHRFFPLVTAVFVTALIVSNIVAVKQIELGPFKLTAALLIFSVSYIFGDVLTEVYGYAKARQVIWIGFGCNLLAVVSFLAAGALPPSSTWALPGFESSAASQTAYDAILGYTPLILLASFAAYLAGEFLNSFVMAKMKIWSGGRRLWMRTIGSTFVAQIADTGIFVGILAFGGLVAPGDVLPIMLGEWLSKVAYEVLATPVTYRVVNWLKRKENEDYFDRETDFTPFKF, from the coding sequence ATGAAACAACACCGCTTTTTCCCGCTCGTCACCGCCGTCTTCGTTACCGCGCTGATTGTTTCGAACATCGTCGCCGTTAAGCAAATCGAGCTCGGACCCTTCAAGCTCACCGCGGCCCTGCTGATCTTCTCGGTGTCCTACATCTTCGGCGATGTGCTCACCGAGGTGTACGGCTACGCCAAGGCGCGGCAAGTGATCTGGATCGGGTTCGGCTGCAATTTGCTGGCAGTGGTTTCGTTCCTCGCGGCCGGCGCGCTGCCGCCTTCCTCCACCTGGGCCCTGCCGGGGTTTGAATCGTCCGCGGCGTCGCAAACCGCCTACGACGCGATCCTCGGCTACACCCCGCTGATTTTGCTGGCGTCGTTCGCCGCCTACCTGGCCGGGGAATTCCTCAACTCGTTCGTGATGGCCAAGATGAAGATCTGGAGCGGGGGGCGCCGCCTTTGGATGCGCACGATCGGCTCCACCTTCGTGGCCCAAATCGCCGATACGGGGATCTTCGTTGGGATTCTCGCCTTCGGAGGCCTGGTCGCGCCCGGCGACGTGCTGCCGATCATGCTCGGCGAGTGGCTTTCCAAGGTCGCCTACGAGGTGTTGGCCACGCCGGTCACCTACCGGGTGGTCAATTGGCTGAAGCGCAAGGAGAACGAGGATTATTTCGACCGCGAGACGGATTTCACGCCGTTTAAATTCTGA